The window AACCGAGGTTTCAATGCCGGTAAAAGGCTTAAAACCTGCTCATAACCATTAGAGCGTAAGTCGAACGGCTAGGCCCTTCGCAATAAACGCTCCGCAAACGCACAATAAACGCTAAGGAAACTAACATGGCTTTTTTCACGTCTTTTCGAGCACTTTCTATTGCCGGTGCTGTGGTGGTGTTTCTGTTTTATTTATTAGGGGGTTTCTGGAGCTTCGAACCAGACACCTTCAATGTTAAAGAAGCGGCGATACAAGAAGCCAAGGCGAACAATGTTGATCCGGTTGTGGGCTACACCACCACAACGACCTTGATTAAAGTTGCCGAAAAGCTTTGGGATAAACCTGGTGGGTATCTGTCGAATGACATTATGCCGCCTTCGGTATTTCTCGATAATATTCCTGCCTGGGAATTCGGGGTTCTGGAAATGACCCGGGATCTATCCCTTGCCATGCGTCAGTCATTCTCCCGTTCACAATCCCAGTCTTCGGAAAATAAATTCCTGAAAAGCGCTCAGCCTAAGTTTAACAATGACGCTCATAAATGGGCGTTTCCAAGTGCTGAAAGTATGTATAAAAAAGGTGTTCAGGATCTATATAAATACCGCAATGTGCTTGCCGACCCTTCGCAACAAGGTGCACAGTTTTATGCTCGTGCTGACAACTTGCACGACTGGTTGCGAGAAGTGGAGAAACGATTAGGTAGCTATTCGCAACGCTTAAGTGCCAGCGTGGGGCGTAGCCAGTTAAATACCGATTTAGCGGGTGATCGTAACGCCCGTCAGTCTACTCAGGGTAGCCCGGAATATATGGTAAAAACCAGCTGGTGGAAAATTGATGATGAGTTTTACGAAGCTCGAGGTGCGTGTTGGGCACTACTGCATTTTCTAAAAGCGGTGGAAGTCGATTTTGCCGATGTATTAAAAGATAAAAACGCCAACGTCAGTTTGCAGCAAATTATTCGTGAGCTGGAAGCTAGTCAGGCGACCGTATGGAGCCCAATGGTGTTAAATGGTAGCGGCTTTGGTTTATCCGCCAACCATTCATTAGTAATGGCTAACTACATCTCACGAGCTAACGCCGCGCTAATCGATTTACGCGAACTACTAAGCAAAGGCTAATCGCTAGCCCTTTTGCACAGGGCCTGTACTTTTTCTGACAAGCAGCTGATGTTTGACGATAATATCTGCATCGGCTGGCTTGTTACCCTCAATCCATTGCAACAAATATTGAGCCGCCTGCTCGCCAAGCAAACGCCCAGGTTGTTGAACCGTCGTTAGCGGTGGCTCGTTATATTCTCCTACCTGTAAACCATCAAAACCAACCACAGAAATATCGTCGGGTATATTAAGGCCTGCTTCTCGAACAGCTTTGCAGGCGCCCATCGCCATTTCGTCATTAAAGCAAAAGATAGCTGTGGTTTCAGGAAGTCTATGGATGATTTCTTTACCGGCCAGATATCCTGATTTTAGTGAGTAATCGCCGGCAACGATTTGCTTGTCATCGAGCGCTAGCCCTTTTGCCTGCCAGGCTCTTCGAAATCCCTTCAGACGTTCATAGGTATTTTGATCATCGCTAAGGCCGGTAATAATCGCGGCATCTTGATGCCCCAATGCAATCAGGTGTTCAGCAATGTCGGCGGCGGCACCGGCATTATCGATACGAATGGTCGGGTAGGGGGTATTGGCGCTACCACCAGCGGAAATTAATGGAATTTCGGTAGTCGGTAACAGGGAAATACTCGGGTTGAAAGTCGCAAGCTGAATAATGCCATCTGCCTGCTGGGTTTCCACCAGATTGATAAATTTATCTTCCCGCAGAGGACTGTCTTGGGTATCTCCTAACAACACATTATATCCCGCCTGTTGGGCCACCGATTCTATGCCCCGTATTAATTGCGCGAAGAATAGGTTTTCAATATTTGGGATCAGTACAATCAGGGTGTTGGAACGTTTATGACGAAAATTTTGCGACAGCAGATTTGGACGATAGCCTAACTCATCAACTGCCTTTTGAACTTTCTCCAGCGTCTTTTTACTGACCCGCTGTGGCTGACTGATCGCTCTTGATACCGTGGCGATTGATACCCCGATATGCTTGGCGACTTCACGAATAGTGATACTTTTTTGTTTCATTTGTCTGTCAGCATCCACTGATGATGGTGTTTTAATAACCGGATTGTAATTTAGTCCGATTCATTATAGATTGTATGGTAACCGGTTACATTTTGCGTTTCACGCGTCAAAATGCAAGTTTTTTTTGTTGAGTATTACGATAACAATGAACCTCACAACACTCGATTTAGGCATCATTGCCTTATATTTAATTGCCACATTAGCGGTGGGTTTTTGGATTTCCAAACGCGCTTCTAAGAATATTGAAGGCTACTTCCTGGGTGGTAAAACCTTACCCTGGTATTACCTCGGACTGTCGAATGCTTCTGGTATGTTTGATATCAGCGGTACCATGTGGCTCGTTTATTTACTGTTTATATACGGCCTGAAAAGTATCTATATTCCCTGGCTATGGCCGACATTCAATCAGATTTTCCTGATGGTGTTTCTATCAATCTGGTTGCGCCGCTCAGGCGTTATGACAGGGGCTGAATGGATAAACTTTCGATTTGGCGAAGGGCGTGGAGCAAAGCTTAGCCACCTGATTGTTGTGGTATTCGCGCTATTTTCCGTGCTTGGTTTTCTCGCCTATGGTTTTGTCGGTATTGGTAAGTTTGCCGCCGCATTCCTACCCTGGCAGTTAGCCGCAGACCCTCATCACAATGAAATTGCCTATGGTCTGATTTTCACCGCCATTACCACCATCTATGTAGTCAAAGGCGGCATGTTCTCGGTGGTTATCACCGAAGTGTTGCAGTTTTTCATTATGACGATTGCCAGTATCGCGATTGGCGTTATTGCGATGATGCAGGTTTCTCCAGAAATGCTCGCCGCAGTGACGCCGGATGGTTGGTATGACGTTGGCTTTGGCTGGCAGTTGGATCTGGACTGGCGCGGTATTTTAGATTCAGCCAATCAGCGTATCGTTGATGACGGATTTTCTCTGTTTACTGTGTTTATGATGCTGGTGCTATTTAAAGGCATTTTATCAAGCATGGCAGGCCCCGCACCAAACTATGATATGCAGCGGATATTGTCGGCGCGAACGCCGGTAGAAGCGGCAAAAATGAGCTGGTTTGTGAATGTTGTGCTGATTGTTCCACGTTACATGATGATCACCGGTCTGGCGGTGTTAGCGCTGGCCTTCTTTATCCCGGATCTGGCAGCCATGGGTGACGATGTCGATTTTGAACAAATCCTGCCCTTTGCCCTGAGTAATTATATTCCCACAGGTTTATTAGGTATTGTGGTTGCCGGTTTACTGGCAAGCTTTATGTCGACCTTCGCCGCAACGACCAACGCCGCCCCAGCATACGTGGTAAATGATATTTATAAGAAATACATTAACCCCAATGCCGAAGACAAAACTTATGTGAAAGTCAGTTATCTGGTATCGCTGGTGTTTGTTATTATCGGTACCGCAATCGGTTTATTTGTCCCGTCTTTAAATGACATCATTCTTTGGTTGGTATCGGCGCTTTGGGGCGGATATACCGCTGCTAACATGTTGAAATGGTATTGGTGGCGCTTCAATGGCCACGGTTATTTCATCGGTATGCTTACCGGTATGGTCGCGACCGTGCCATTGGCTTTTGTCGACTTATCGCCACTTGAAGGATTCCCGTTACTGTTTGCCGCATCCTTGCTCGGTTGTATCGTTGCCACCTATCTGACGCCAGCTGAAGACATGGAAACCTTAACGAATTTTTATCGAAAGACCCGACCGTGGGGCTTTTGGAAACCGGTGATTGCAGAGATTCAAAAACAACAACCAGACTTTGAACCGAATCGCCAATTCGCTCGCGATATGGGCAATGTTTTGGTAGGGATTATCTGGCATACGTCGTTAACGGCGACTGCTATCTTCCTGGTTATTCAGTCCTGGACCGAACTATACGTTAGCCTGGGCTTAGTGGCAGTGACGTCAATTTATTTAAAACGGATGTGGTGGGATCGATTATCAGACGAAGATACACCGCAACCACAATCGCAAAAAACTCTGGCAATGGATTAACTCAGGAAACAGGATTTATTATGCAAAAACGTAAATTATTAACCATTGCCATGGCTTCGGCCCTGGTGGCTTGTAGCCCTAAGCCGGCAAGCGAAAATAATCAATCTACAGAAACGGCGAGCAACAGCTATGCCGATAAACAAGCACGTTTGGCCGCCGTTGAAACCAATGTAGAAACACTGTTATCGCAATTGACTCTGGAAGAGAAAATCTCCCTGGTTCATGCCAGTGGTAAGTTTCATATTGATGCTATTGAACGACTGGGTATTCCCGAACTTTGGTTATCCGATGGTCCTCACGGAGTCCGGCATCAGATCGCACGTTATAGCTGGGATTCAGCTGGCTGGGATGATGATCATTCTACCTATTTACCACATTTGACTTCTGTGGCTGCCAGTTGGGATCCGAATATGGCGACCATGCATGGCAACGTTTTAGGCGCAGAGGCCAGAGATCGCGGTAAGGACATTATCTTAGGGCCGGGCATAAATCTCGCCCGTTTACCTTTGTATGGCCGTAACTTTGAATATATGGGGGAAGACCCTTTCCTGGCGGCGAGCCTGGTCGTACCGGAAGTTCACGCGATTCAAAGCCATGATGTGGCGGCAAATGCCAAACACTATGCGTTAAATACCCAAGAGCTAAACCGCATTGGGGTAAACGCTAAGCCTGACGAACGCACCCTGCGAGAAGTTTACCTGCCGGCGTTTGAAGCCGCGGTTAAAGAAGGTGGCGTGTACTCAATCATGGGCGCATATAACGAGTTTCGTGGCACCAATGCTAACCAGTCGAAACACCTGGTTATGGATATCTTAAAAGGTGAGTGGGGCTTTGACGGTGTGCTGTTAACGGACTGGAACGTTGATATCAATACCTATGATGCCGCCGTGAATGGTCTGGATCTGGAAATGGGTACTAACGTTGAAAATTATGATGATTACTTTCTTGCCAAACCATTCCAGAAAATGATTGAAGAGGGCAAGATTGACGAGTCTGTGCTTGATGATAAGGTTCGCCGCGTGCTTCGTTTGATGCAGCGTGTTGGCTTATTCGATGACAATCGACTTGCCGGCAGTCGCAATACCAAAGAGCATCAGCAAGCGGCCAGAACCATTGGCGCCAATGGTGTGGTGCTGCTAAAAAACCAGGATAACATCTTGCCTCTTGATAAAAGTAAGTTGAAGAACGTTCTGGTGCTTGGTCCTAATACCGATAAAAAGCATGGCCAGGGTGGTGGTTCTTCAGAAGTTAAATCTTTGTATGAAGTAACGCCGCTGCAAGGGCTGAAAAATGCCTTAGGTGAAGGTGTGAATATCCAGGTGATGCGAGCGCGTTCCAGTTCTTTAGCGCCAATTGCGGCCGATTACATTGCCAGTCGTCACTGGACCGGTACACCTGCATGGACGGTTGCGTATTATCAGGATGCAGAGCGAACCGAGCTGGTTAGCGAGAACTGGATTGTTAACTCTGAATTTAAAGCGAAAAATGCTGAGCAGACTTATGTAACTATGAAGGCTCAGGTTAAGCCTTTACAGTCCGGAATACATACTTTGAATCTGCAAGTTGCCGGCGACATCGATATTGCTATCAATGGTGAGTCGGTGATTACTGAGTCGACTGGCGCCGATAAACAGAGTTTTACCGCTGAGGCGCAACTTACCGCCGGTACGGAATACGAATTCACTATCAACTACAGTGGTAGTGGTGAATATGTGCTTGGTTGGGATGCGCCGGGTAGCTTGTTTACGCCGGAAGAGGAATATCTTGCCGCCGCGAAAGATGCCGATGCGGTAATATATTTCGGTGGCTTGAGCCATGGTGATGATCGTGAAGCGATAGACCGTCCGGATATGAAATTACCTAACTCCCAGGATGAAATCATCAGCAAGTTGTTGTCCGCAAATCCAGACACATTAGTGTTTTTAGTTGCAGGTTCTGCAGTTGAAATGCCGTGGGAGCAGGACGCCAAAGCGATTGTCTGGGGCTGGTACGGTGGTCAGGAAGCTGGAAATGCCTTTGCTGATGTTATCTTCGGCGATGTGAACCCGGGCGCTAAAATGCCAATGGTGTTGCCAAAGCGCCTTGAAGATTCTCCGGCAATCGCCCTGGATGATTACAATGAGATTGAGTCATTCTATAAAGAAGGGGTATTTATCGGGCATCGTTGGTTTGAGCAACAAAACATTGAGCCTTTATTTGCCTTTGGTCACGGTCTTTCCTACACAAGCTTTACGTTACAGGATCTGCGTTTATCAACGGATAGCTTTGATGGCGAGGGTAAGCTGGGTGTAACGGTAAACGTCACCAATACCGGCCAGCGTCAAGGCGCGGAAGTAGTGCAGTTATATCTACATGATGTTAAAGCAAAAGTGGAGCGCCCTTATAAAGAGCTGAAAGGTTTCGCCAAGGTGTTTTTAAAACCGGGAGAAAGCCAGGACGTATTCATTGAAATTGATAAGCGTGATATGTCGTTCTGGGATGTGGACAGTAACGACTGGCTCGCCGAACCGGGTGAGTTCGAAGTGCTTATTGGTACCGCCAGCGACAATATTGTTCTGCAAAAAGGCTTTACGCTGCAATAATACCAATCCCATTAAATTATTGCTCACTCAGTGAGAATTTAAAGGCTTTTAGACAAGGCTTTGATTGCAGAGAATGGTTATTCCATTGTCAAAATCAGTAACGCGGGATAAACGCCTTTAAAACTCACCCGTAGGGAGTTAGTGAGAGGCCCATTTACGGCCCTATATTTCATTAATATAGAATGACTATATCAATAAAATCTATGTTGTAAATGAACCTCGGCCCTAACTCTGAGTTGTGCACAAACTTAGTGGGATTGGT is drawn from Thalassotalea sp. PS06 and contains these coding sequences:
- a CDS encoding LacI family DNA-binding transcriptional regulator encodes the protein MKQKSITIREVAKHIGVSIATVSRAISQPQRVSKKTLEKVQKAVDELGYRPNLLSQNFRHKRSNTLIVLIPNIENLFFAQLIRGIESVAQQAGYNVLLGDTQDSPLREDKFINLVETQQADGIIQLATFNPSISLLPTTEIPLISAGGSANTPYPTIRIDNAGAAADIAEHLIALGHQDAAIITGLSDDQNTYERLKGFRRAWQAKGLALDDKQIVAGDYSLKSGYLAGKEIIHRLPETTAIFCFNDEMAMGACKAVREAGLNIPDDISVVGFDGLQVGEYNEPPLTTVQQPGRLLGEQAAQYLLQWIEGNKPADADIIVKHQLLVRKSTGPVQKG
- a CDS encoding sodium:solute symporter family protein, translated to MNLTTLDLGIIALYLIATLAVGFWISKRASKNIEGYFLGGKTLPWYYLGLSNASGMFDISGTMWLVYLLFIYGLKSIYIPWLWPTFNQIFLMVFLSIWLRRSGVMTGAEWINFRFGEGRGAKLSHLIVVVFALFSVLGFLAYGFVGIGKFAAAFLPWQLAADPHHNEIAYGLIFTAITTIYVVKGGMFSVVITEVLQFFIMTIASIAIGVIAMMQVSPEMLAAVTPDGWYDVGFGWQLDLDWRGILDSANQRIVDDGFSLFTVFMMLVLFKGILSSMAGPAPNYDMQRILSARTPVEAAKMSWFVNVVLIVPRYMMITGLAVLALAFFIPDLAAMGDDVDFEQILPFALSNYIPTGLLGIVVAGLLASFMSTFAATTNAAPAYVVNDIYKKYINPNAEDKTYVKVSYLVSLVFVIIGTAIGLFVPSLNDIILWLVSALWGGYTAANMLKWYWWRFNGHGYFIGMLTGMVATVPLAFVDLSPLEGFPLLFAASLLGCIVATYLTPAEDMETLTNFYRKTRPWGFWKPVIAEIQKQQPDFEPNRQFARDMGNVLVGIIWHTSLTATAIFLVIQSWTELYVSLGLVAVTSIYLKRMWWDRLSDEDTPQPQSQKTLAMD
- a CDS encoding glycoside hydrolase family 3 C-terminal domain-containing protein → MQKRKLLTIAMASALVACSPKPASENNQSTETASNSYADKQARLAAVETNVETLLSQLTLEEKISLVHASGKFHIDAIERLGIPELWLSDGPHGVRHQIARYSWDSAGWDDDHSTYLPHLTSVAASWDPNMATMHGNVLGAEARDRGKDIILGPGINLARLPLYGRNFEYMGEDPFLAASLVVPEVHAIQSHDVAANAKHYALNTQELNRIGVNAKPDERTLREVYLPAFEAAVKEGGVYSIMGAYNEFRGTNANQSKHLVMDILKGEWGFDGVLLTDWNVDINTYDAAVNGLDLEMGTNVENYDDYFLAKPFQKMIEEGKIDESVLDDKVRRVLRLMQRVGLFDDNRLAGSRNTKEHQQAARTIGANGVVLLKNQDNILPLDKSKLKNVLVLGPNTDKKHGQGGGSSEVKSLYEVTPLQGLKNALGEGVNIQVMRARSSSLAPIAADYIASRHWTGTPAWTVAYYQDAERTELVSENWIVNSEFKAKNAEQTYVTMKAQVKPLQSGIHTLNLQVAGDIDIAINGESVITESTGADKQSFTAEAQLTAGTEYEFTINYSGSGEYVLGWDAPGSLFTPEEEYLAAAKDADAVIYFGGLSHGDDREAIDRPDMKLPNSQDEIISKLLSANPDTLVFLVAGSAVEMPWEQDAKAIVWGWYGGQEAGNAFADVIFGDVNPGAKMPMVLPKRLEDSPAIALDDYNEIESFYKEGVFIGHRWFEQQNIEPLFAFGHGLSYTSFTLQDLRLSTDSFDGEGKLGVTVNVTNTGQRQGAEVVQLYLHDVKAKVERPYKELKGFAKVFLKPGESQDVFIEIDKRDMSFWDVDSNDWLAEPGEFEVLIGTASDNIVLQKGFTLQ
- a CDS encoding DUF2333 family protein, whose product is MAFFTSFRALSIAGAVVVFLFYLLGGFWSFEPDTFNVKEAAIQEAKANNVDPVVGYTTTTTLIKVAEKLWDKPGGYLSNDIMPPSVFLDNIPAWEFGVLEMTRDLSLAMRQSFSRSQSQSSENKFLKSAQPKFNNDAHKWAFPSAESMYKKGVQDLYKYRNVLADPSQQGAQFYARADNLHDWLREVEKRLGSYSQRLSASVGRSQLNTDLAGDRNARQSTQGSPEYMVKTSWWKIDDEFYEARGACWALLHFLKAVEVDFADVLKDKNANVSLQQIIRELEASQATVWSPMVLNGSGFGLSANHSLVMANYISRANAALIDLRELLSKG